The Allocatelliglobosispora scoriae genome contains a region encoding:
- a CDS encoding peptidoglycan D,D-transpeptidase FtsI family protein, protein MNAPLRRVGVVALILFGLLFANLNWVMAVKSDEYRTSPYNGRVMLAEYDHKRGTILAGGVALAESRATNGDLKYLRVYPTSPAAYAHIVGFRPVQGAAIDIERTENEFLAGTSDKLFADRLRDIFSNEKTPGGNVVLSVMRRAQETAYQELVKNKKGAKVGAVVALDPRTGAILAMASTPSYDPNPLTSHNTDAANAAYNKLDKDPNEPLLNRATQETFPPGSTFKVILSAAALSRGYTINTPIPAGPSYQPPQTDHKITNAAASICPEPQVTLIEALTESCNTGYAQLGVTLGPQAIIDTATAFGFNDPSLTYGRLDSDVKQSPVAESLVGKLTRDDGQPDPPKIAQSSIGQNDVRMTPMEGAMLAAAVANNGSQMRPYLVEQLLGPDLITRHYTAVPKQLRQSCTSQIAGDLREMMVSAVENGTGKAAQIDGYEVGGKTGTAENAENEKDHGWFIGFARNKDGVPVAAVAVFLKNAGSGGSSESARIAGQVMKAIIAEKGGK, encoded by the coding sequence GTGAACGCCCCGCTCCGCAGAGTCGGCGTCGTCGCGCTGATCCTCTTTGGTCTGCTCTTTGCCAACCTCAACTGGGTCATGGCGGTGAAGTCCGACGAGTATCGGACCAGCCCTTACAACGGGCGGGTGATGCTGGCGGAGTACGACCACAAGCGCGGCACGATCCTCGCCGGAGGTGTCGCCCTGGCCGAGTCCCGGGCGACCAACGGGGACCTCAAGTACCTCCGCGTCTACCCGACCAGCCCGGCCGCGTACGCCCACATCGTCGGCTTCCGCCCGGTGCAGGGTGCCGCGATCGACATCGAGCGCACGGAGAACGAGTTCCTCGCCGGGACGAGCGACAAGCTCTTCGCCGACCGGCTGCGCGACATCTTCTCCAACGAGAAGACCCCGGGCGGCAACGTCGTCCTCTCGGTGATGCGCCGGGCGCAGGAGACGGCCTACCAGGAGCTCGTCAAGAACAAGAAGGGTGCGAAGGTCGGTGCCGTCGTGGCGCTGGACCCTCGGACCGGGGCGATCCTGGCGATGGCCTCCACGCCGAGCTATGACCCCAACCCGCTGACGAGCCACAACACGGATGCGGCGAACGCGGCCTACAACAAGCTCGACAAGGACCCGAACGAGCCGCTGCTCAACCGGGCCACCCAGGAGACCTTCCCGCCGGGCTCGACCTTCAAGGTGATCCTCTCGGCGGCGGCGCTGAGCCGCGGCTACACGATCAACACGCCGATCCCTGCCGGGCCGAGCTACCAGCCGCCGCAGACCGATCACAAGATCACCAACGCGGCCGCCTCGATCTGCCCGGAACCGCAGGTCACCCTGATCGAGGCGCTCACCGAGTCGTGCAACACGGGGTACGCCCAGCTCGGCGTCACCCTCGGCCCGCAGGCGATCATCGACACCGCCACCGCGTTCGGCTTCAACGATCCGTCGCTCACCTATGGCCGGCTCGACTCCGATGTGAAGCAGAGCCCGGTCGCCGAGAGCCTCGTCGGCAAACTGACCCGAGATGACGGCCAGCCGGACCCGCCGAAGATCGCGCAATCCTCGATCGGCCAGAACGACGTCCGGATGACGCCCATGGAGGGCGCCATGCTGGCGGCGGCGGTCGCCAACAACGGTTCGCAGATGCGGCCCTACCTGGTCGAGCAGCTCCTCGGGCCCGACCTCATCACGCGGCACTACACGGCCGTGCCGAAGCAGCTGCGCCAGTCCTGCACCAGCCAGATCGCGGGCGACCTGCGCGAGATGATGGTCAGCGCGGTCGAGAACGGCACCGGCAAGGCGGCCCAGATCGACGGCTACGAGGTCGGCGGCAAGACGGGTACCGCCGAGAACGCCGAGAACGAGAAGGACCACGGCTGGTTCATCGGCTTCGCGCGTAACAAGGACGGCGTGCCAGTGGCGGCCGTCGCGGTCTTCCTCAAGAACGCCGGTTCCGGTGGCAGCTCCGAGTCCGCCCGCATCGCCGGCCAGGTCATGAAAGCGATCATCGCGGAAAAGGGAGGCAAGTGA
- a CDS encoding serine/threonine-protein kinase — MIAPGTMLSGRYRMDERIAGGGMGDVWRGTDETLGRTVAIKIMLPALMDEPGFAERFRQEARTMATIKNPSVVDIYDYGSDQNIAYLVMEYVEGDPLSRTLGRVGRLTPTRTMALIAQAADALQAAHSKGIVHRDVKPGNLLVRANGTLVLTDFGIARSAVAAQLTAAGAVLGTASYLAPEQAAGQTATALSDIYALGVVAYQCLSGRRPFEGDNPIEIAMKHVREHPPALPGDVPPAVRAIVERAMAKDPAARWPTAAILAATARQAATALGGQQSGRAAPTVPHRPISPTPVSPTPVPPQHQRPVQQQPSYQRAQVPVPNTRPTSGPPVSPARPGSPAPTSPARPAQPQNRPQPTQPDGAGSRTFVKILLLFLAMTAIVLISCVIGYQIKMNALPDSANHANSRPLAATMSMLTDPTEGRRTR, encoded by the coding sequence ATGATTGCCCCCGGCACGATGCTGAGCGGCCGCTACCGGATGGATGAGCGGATCGCCGGTGGCGGCATGGGCGACGTCTGGCGCGGCACCGACGAGACCCTCGGCCGGACCGTCGCCATCAAGATCATGCTGCCCGCACTGATGGACGAGCCCGGCTTCGCCGAGCGCTTCCGCCAGGAGGCGCGCACGATGGCGACGATCAAGAACCCGAGCGTCGTCGACATCTACGACTACGGCAGCGACCAGAACATCGCCTACCTCGTCATGGAGTATGTCGAGGGCGACCCGCTGTCGCGGACGCTCGGCCGGGTCGGCCGGCTCACCCCGACTCGCACGATGGCGCTGATCGCGCAGGCCGCCGACGCGTTGCAGGCGGCGCACAGCAAGGGCATCGTCCACCGCGACGTGAAGCCGGGCAACCTGCTCGTCCGGGCCAACGGCACCCTCGTCCTCACCGATTTCGGCATCGCCCGCTCGGCGGTGGCGGCACAGCTCACCGCCGCCGGTGCGGTCCTCGGCACCGCCTCCTACCTCGCTCCCGAGCAGGCAGCCGGCCAGACCGCGACCGCGCTGTCGGACATCTACGCCCTGGGCGTCGTCGCCTACCAGTGCCTCTCCGGCCGGCGCCCCTTCGAGGGCGACAACCCGATCGAGATCGCGATGAAGCACGTCCGGGAACACCCGCCGGCCCTGCCCGGCGACGTGCCACCGGCGGTTCGCGCGATCGTCGAGCGGGCCATGGCGAAGGACCCGGCCGCCCGCTGGCCCACCGCCGCGATCCTGGCGGCGACTGCCCGGCAGGCCGCCACCGCACTCGGCGGTCAGCAGAGCGGCCGGGCCGCGCCTACCGTTCCCCACCGGCCGATCTCTCCCACGCCTGTGTCGCCGACGCCGGTCCCGCCGCAGCACCAGCGTCCGGTGCAGCAGCAGCCGTCCTACCAGCGTGCGCAGGTGCCGGTTCCGAACACCCGGCCTACCAGTGGTCCGCCGGTGAGCCCGGCCCGTCCCGGCAGTCCGGCGCCGACGAGCCCCGCCCGCCCCGCGCAGCCGCAGAATCGTCCGCAGCCGACGCAACCTGACGGGGCCGGCTCGCGTACCTTTGTGAAGATTTTGTTGTTGTTTTTGGCCATGACCGCGATCGTGTTGATCTCCTGCGTCATCGGCTATCAGATCAAGATGAATGCACTACCCGATAGTGCAAACCATGCGAATAGTCGGCCTCTTGCGGCGACCATGAGCATGTTGACGGACCCGACCGAAGGACGACGGACGAGATGA